From Heteronotia binoei isolate CCM8104 ecotype False Entrance Well chromosome 12, APGP_CSIRO_Hbin_v1, whole genome shotgun sequence, the proteins below share one genomic window:
- the HSPB2 gene encoding heat shock protein beta-2 yields the protein MAERTVPHAYPMSAEYEFANPSKIYDQNFGEGISPGDIQAPALYHGYYIRPRINKQLDRGVSEVTLNDHKFQVFLDVCHFTPDEIAIRTVDNLLEVTAQHPQKADRHGFISREFTRTYILPLDADPLLVKATVTHDGILTIEAPRTGKERKAKVMDVKITCQEEPEGQGGDSKEKSQP from the exons ATGGCCGAGCGCACCGTGCCTCACGCTTACCCCATGAGCGCAGAGTACGAGTTTGCCAACCCCAGTAAGATCTATGATCAGAACTTTGGAGAAg GCATCTCCCCTGGAGACATCCAGGCTCCCGCTTTGTACCACGGCTATTACATCCGGCCTCGAATTAACAAGCAACTGGACCGAGGGGTCTCGGAAGTCACCCTCAACGACCACAAATTCCAGGTGTTCCTCGACGTCTGCCATTTCACCCCTGATGAGATCGCCATCCGCACGGTGGACAACCTCCTGGAGGTGACGGCTCAACACCCGCAGAAAGCCGACCGGCATGGCTTCATCTCCCGGGAGTTCACCAGGACCTACATCCTCCCCTTGGATGCTGACCCTTTGCTGGTCAAAGCCACGGTGACCCACGATGGCATCCTGACCATAGAGGCTCCACGgacagggaaagaaaggaaagccaAGGTCATGGATGTGAAAATCACGTGCCAAGAAGAGCCAGAGGGGCAAGGCGGGGACTCCAAGGAGAAATCTCAGCCTTGA